The nucleotide window CATGCGCCTGGATGAGATCTGCGCCGAGATCGATATGGCGGTCGGCACGGCGCGGAACAAGCTCTGCGCTGGCACGTTTCCAATACCTACGCGAAAGTCGGGAAAGTTCGTCATCGCCGACGTGCGGGACGTTGGCCAATACATCGACGACTGCCGCCGGCAGTCTGCATAGCAAAAAGCCACGGAAACCGTGGCTTTTTTATATCAGTAAACACATTATAAACTTCAGGTTCTTGGCCTTTTCAACATCAAGACACTGCCTGTTTTGACTGGGACCAAATCGCCTTCATAGGCCTCAACACGGCCAGGGCCCAACCTCCGCTTTATCATGGCCTTCTTAACTTGCTGCGACGTGGCCGGCTTCATCCGTGCGAGGGCCAGTAAGAACTTAGTACTCATAAGAAATTCCTTTCGCTTCAACGTAATTCCTGAGGACTGTCCAGCTCAAACTGTCGGGTGACAAGTCAAATTCAACGTCGATCGCTCGCCCCCCTGGATGGTACCACCACTGCCGTCCCTCGTCATCCAGCATAAGTTCCGCCAAGCGACGCACATGCGAGAGCCTCTCCGGCAATGAACACAAAATCTCGCTAGGGAGCACTGCATCGAAGCCCATCGACGCCCACACATAGTACCCCCAGAACGTCCCTCGATTGTTCGAACTTCCAGCCGCCGTCAGCGATACATATCTGAAGCCTTGAGCCTTTGCTTCGAGCAAGCTCAGAAGCATCGACCGGGGGCCAATCCCCTTGTTCTGATATTCATCACGCAACGTTATTGAATCCACGTACAACTCAAGTCCGAATCCATCACTTCGGTTGGCTAATGCATACTCAGATGGATACTTGAAGATCCTGTTGCGAACAACGATGTGAAACAGCTCCGCCTCATCAGTTCCCCGAGAAACCTTGAGATAGCTTCCATCTGGAGCACCGGTGAGCTTGACAAGCATTTCCACGCTATTGAACACGTCGAACTCATCGTCATCTACCGACTCATCAAGCTCCAACGTCATGTCAACTTGATTGAAGTACTGCCGGAAGATTTCGTCACGATCACTCATGTGAGCATGATACCAGTCTAACAATGACATGTGGAAGCTTAGAGCCTCCTGCACACTCGAAGGGCTCATGATGAGGCACTGCTACGAATTTGCTACGAGGGCCCTCAAATCCAATACGTTCCCCTCTACAAGCGAATGTCATTCGGTCCAGTCCATCATCGGGGCCACGGACAGGCGGCGGCCGCGATACCGGGCGGCGGATTGGCCACGATCCTGGTCAGCGCCGGCAGTCGGCATCTCGGAGGCGTGGGTGGGGACGGTAACAGTGTTCATCGCGGCGGGGAGTCAAACGGGGCCGCACATTATACAGGCAGCGGCAGGCAACAGGCGCTGCCCGGCACCGTCAGCGCCCACCCGCCGGGCGTATCTGCCGCATCACCGCGGGCACGATCCGCCGGTGCACGGGCGCGACGAAGAACATGTAGACATGGCCCAGCGGCCGGTGCACGTGCACCACCGTCGACATCGACAGCTCCCCGCCTTCCCGGCACACCGACAGCTGCACGCTAAGGTGCCGGTCCGAATCGCCAAGGATCACTTCATCGTCGGACACGTGACGCAACTCGAAGATGCCGATCCGGTCGCCGGGGCGGTAGGCGCTGGCCGGCTTGTTCCGGTCGAATTCGCCCAGCGCGCCGAGGTCCTTCAGCCCGATGCGCGACACCACCGCGTTACGCAGCGCCATCAGCCGGTCGACCCAGGCAGGGGTGCGTACCGCCGTGTCCAAATAGAGCTGCAGCGCGGAGCGGGGATCGGACGCCAGCGCCATGCGGTAGCTGTCGTGGAAGTGCGCACCCGGGATGGTGCGGTGGAGCCGGCTCGCGGCCGGAACCGGTTGCTTCGAGATGGTTGGCGTCATGGGCCCAGCATAGCGCAACGCCGGCAACCGCGTGGAACGGCCCGCGGCCGGCGCCGGCCGAACGATCACCTTGTTGATTGAATCTCGCCGTTCCGTTGACACCCGCTGAGCGAGTCCCGATACTCGTTTGCCATTCCTGCAAGCATGACGGGACCGATGGCGGCCCTGGCCGGGTCCGTGCCACATCGACGCCGGGCGCCCGCAACGAACACCCCGGCGCATCGCCGTGTGGCACGACCTGCCCGGGCCGGGCTATCCTCGGGCTGCCAGTCCCGCAGTTCCACTCAACCTTCGCCTTGAGAGCACCATGAACAATCGATTCCTGCCTGCCGCCGCCGCATTCGCCGTCTCCGCCGTTTTCGCCATGCCCGCCGCCCACGCGGAAAAGCTGACGATCACCGTCACCCACGCGCTCGACCAAGCCCGCCCGGCCGAGACGATCACGGTGCCGTGGTCGGAAGTGAACCGCGTGCTGCCCGGCGCGCTGCTGCAGAAGATCGCCGTGCGCGACGCTTCCGGCAAGCTGCTGCCCTACCAGGTGACGAACGTGGCGCCGCAGGCCAAGGACCCGGAAAACCGCGGCATCGCCTATGGTGACCTGATCTTCCAGCACGACTTCAAGGCCGGCGAGAAGAGCGCCACGTTCACCGTGGAGAAAACGGAAACCGTGTCGCCGCCGTTCCCCACCAAGGTGTTCGCGCGCTACGTGCAGGAGCGCCTGGACGACTTCGCGTGGGAGAACGACAAGGTTGCGCACCGCACCTACGGCCCCGCGCTCGGCGCCCCGGCACCGGCCGGCGGCGGCAAGGAAGTGCTGGTCACCAGCGGCAACGACATCTGGTTCAAGCGCGTGCCCTACCCGATCGTGGACCGCTGGTACAACAAGGGCCACGACCACTACCACGTGGACCAGGGCGAAGGCATGGACATGTACAACGTGGGCCGCACGCTGGGCGCGGGCGGCACCGGCATCTGGGATGGCACGAAGATCGCCAAGGCGACCAACTACGCGAAGTGGAAGGTGCTGGCCAACGGACCGGTGCGCGCCATCTTCGAGCTGTCGTACGACGCGTTCGACGCGGCCGGCACGCAGGTATCCGAAGTGCGCCGCTTCACCGTGGATGCCGGACACTGGTTCGATCGCATCGACAGCACATTCACCTTCAATGGTGGCCAGCAGCTGAACGCGGTGGTCGGCCTGAACAAGACGCCGAGCGACAAGGGCCAGGACCCGCAGATCGCCACCGACCGCGTGCCGGCCGACGGCTCGCTGCGCCAGTGGGTCACGCAGAAGAGCAACGATGCGTTCGGCGTGGCGGTGGTGGTGCCGGCGGCGAAGGATGCGGGTTCCGACCAGGCCAACGATTTCGTGATCGCCCCGGTCACCTCCGGCAAGCCGCTGACGTACTACGTGGGCGCCGCCTGGAGCCGCGCCGGCGAGATCAGGACGAAGGACGAGTGGGCGAAGCAGGTGGCGCTGACCGCCGCGCGGGCGAAGTCGCCGGTGAAGGTGGTGGTGGCGGTGGCGAAGTAGGGCTGATCGGCTTTCGACGCTATCCCCGGAATTTGGAAAGCGCATGCATTCACCCCAACGGCAAAGGGCTGGGGTCAGACCCGCCGGGTCTGACCCCGGAATTTGCACCTGGGGTAGCCATATCGAGCGGCATTGGTATCAGACACCAGTGTGCTTCCATGGCCGTCTGCACCTTAGGCGTTCCCCACGCTCACCCCGCTGATTCTTTCCGCAGCCATCGCAGCCCCTCACCGCCGCCCCCATAAAATACCGCGCAGGCAACCACTCCCGACCCGACATGAAGATCAAACCGCTCGCCGCCCTGCTGCTCGCCCTGGCCGCCCCCGCCTCCTTCGCCGCCATGCCCGCCGATGGCTGGCGCTTCGATTTCACCGCGAAGCCCGCGCCGGGCTACACCGCCGTGCAGGCCGGCGCCGCCTACGACACGGCCCGCGGCTACGGCTATGAGCTGGACAACACCGCGGCCAAGGGCGCCGACGCCAACGCGGACAAGGGTGCCAATGGCGCTACTGCCACGTTCTTCTCCGCCGATGTCCCGGAAGGGAACGTGGCCGTCACCGTCACGCTCGGCCCGGGCACGCATACCATCAAGTCCGAAGTGCGCCGGCTGATGCTGGAGAACGTCGTCGTTCCGGCCGGGCAGGTGGCCACGCGGACCTTCGTGGTCAACACCCGCACGCCGCAGATCGCCGCCGCGAACGGCATGCAGCCGGGCGTCGTCAACCTGAAGGCGCCACGCGAGACGGTGCAGGAAGCGTGGAACTGGGACCGGCGGCTGACGCTGGAAATCCACGGCGGTGTCGACAAGGTGGACATCAAGCCGGTGCAGGTACCCACCATCTTCCTGCTGGGCGACTCCACCGTCAGCGACCAGCCGGGCGAACCGTATGCCAGCTGGGGCCAGATGCTGACGCGCTTCTTCAAGCCCGGCGTGGCCGTCGCCAACCATGCGCAATCGGGCGAGACGTTCCGCGATTCGCTGGCGCGCCGCCGCATCGACAAGATCGTGTCGCAGGTGCGCCCCGGCGACGTGGTGGTGCTGCAGTTCGGCCACAACGACCAGAAACAGATCAAGGCCGGCAGCGGCGGGCCGTTCACGACTTACAAGGCGGAGCTGCGCCAGCACGTGGAGATGGTGCGTGCCGCGGGCGGCTTGCCCGTCGTGGTGTCGTCGATGGAGCGCCGCCGTTTCGATGCCGACGGCAAGCCGGAATCGACGCTGGCCGACTACGCCGCCGCCGCGCGCCAGTCCGCCGGGGAACTGGGCGTGCCGTACATCGACCTGAACGCCACCAGCAAGGTGCTCTACGGCGCACTCGGCGTGGAAGGTTCGAAGCCGGCCTTCGCCACCAAGGACGGGCAGATCGACAACACGCACCACAGCAACTACGGTGCCTACCTGCTGGCCAAGGCCGTCGCCAGCGGCCTGCGCGATGCGCAGCTGCCGGTGGCGTCGCAGATCGTGGATGGTTTCGCGTTCGATCCCGCGCGTCCCGACCCGTTCGACAAGTTCGCCGTGCCGGCCAGCCCCCGCTACACCAACGAACGCCCGCTGGGCGACGAGGCCAACCGATGATCCGCAAACTGCTCGCCACCGCTATCGCCACCCCTATATTCTCCTGCGCCCTGCCGGCCCTGGCCGCCGATGGCTACCTGTTCGCCTACTTCACGAAGAACGGCGAGGATGGCCTGCACTTCGCCGCCAGCACCGATGCCTACAAGTGGGACAAGGTTGCCGGCGGCAAGAGCTTCCTCGCGCCGAAGGTCGGCAAGTCGAGGCTGATGCGCGACCCGTGCATCGTGCGCGGTCCGGATGGCACGTACCACATGGTATGGACGTCGGGCTGGAACGAGAACAACATCGGCTACGCCTCGTCGAAAGACCTGATCACCTGGTCGGAGCAGAAGGAATTGCCGGTGATGGCGCACGAGCCGGGCGTGCTGAACTCGTGGGCGCCGGAAATCGTGTACGACGACAAGCGCGGCGAATTCCTGATCTTCTGGGCCTCGACCGTGCCGGGCAAGTTCACCGAAACGGCCGGCTCCTCCGAGCAGAAGTACAACCACCGCATGTACTACACCACCACGAAGGATTTCACGAGCTTCGCGCCCACGCGGCTGTTCTACGACCCGGGCTTTTCCGTCATCGACGCCACCTTCGTGCGCGCCAATGGCAAGGATTACCTGGTGGTGAAGGATGAAACCGTGAAGCCGCCGCGCAAGTACCTGCAGGTGGCCGAGGCGCCGGACCTGCGCGGGCCGTTCAAGCCGCTGTCCGGCCCCATCACGCCGGCCGGCCTGTGGGTCGAAGGCCCGACGGCGATCCAGGCCGGCCAGGAAGTCATCATGTACTTCGACGCGTACACGACGAAGCACTACGGCGCGCTGCGCTCGCGCGACATGAAGACGTGGGAAAACGTGACCGGCCGGATGCACTTCCCGGACGAAGGCACGCCGGTGCGCATGCGGCATGGCACCGTGATCCAGGTGCCGGAAGCCACGCTGGCGAAGCTGCGCGCGGCCAATTGAGCGCCGCCTGATCCTAGTGCCGCTTGAATAAGCGTTACCAACGCGTTGAAAGCGCATGCATTCACTCCAACAGCGAAGGGCTGGGGTCAGGGTGGAGTGCTGGCTTGCAAGCCAGCACCGCTTAGCCGGCAAGGAGCAATGCTCCTTGAAACCCCGGCTAAGCCCCGGCGGTCTGACCCCGGAATTTGCAACTGGGGTGGGCTTAAACGGCACTACCGCCTGATCCGGCTTTACCTGCATTTACGCCGGTTCACACTATGTTACTTAACGACTTGCGGTGGAAATAATGGCAACGGGTGCGGCGGGTACAATCCGGCCCACAATATCAACAACCGTCGTCACGCAATGAATCCATCGAAACGTCCCGCACTGCGCCCCCTCCCCGCCCTGCTGCTCGGTGCCCTCGTCGGGCAGCTCGGCCTGGCCCAGGCGCAGCAGGCACCGGCCGCCGCCCCCGCCGCCACGCCTGCCGTGACAAAGCCAGCTGCCGCACCCGCCACGCCTGCCGCCACGTCAACCATCGGCGGCAAGCCGGACGACGCCGCGAAGAAGCCGGAGGACAGCACGCAGCAGCCGGGCACTACCCAGATGCAGACCGTGACCGTGGTGGCCGAACGTCCCGCCGAGCAGATCGACCGTTCGACCTATGACGTGAAGGCCGAAGTCGTGACGCCGAACGCATCGGCGGCGGACGTGATCGCCAACGTGCCGAACGTCACCGTCGACCAGGACGGCAAGGTCGCCATCCGCGGCAACCAGAACGCGCAGATCTTCGTCAACGGCAAGCGCTCGGCCATGTTCTCCGGCCAGACCGCCGGCGATGCGCTGAACAGCTATCCGGCCGAAGCGCTGGAGTCCATCGAAGTGATCACCACGCCGGGCGCGGAATTCGGCTCCGAGGGCGGCAGCGGGCCGATCCTGAACCTCGTCACGCGCCGCGTGCGGCCACAGGGCTCGCAGGGTCAGGTTTCCGTGAACGCGGGACCGAACGGCCGCTATGGCAGCTTCGCTTCCGGCAGCTACAACAACGGCCGCCTCCAGGTCGAAGGGCAGGCCGGCGTGATGCGCAACGTGAACGAGCGCACCGGCTGGTCCGAAACGGAAACGGACGTGGGCAACGCGGTCTGGACGACGCGCCGCGAGAACGACAGCCGCGCGCCGTCGACCATAGTGACCTTCAATCCCTCGGTCGGCTACAACATCGGCGAAACGGACCGGGTCAGTGCCGCGATGAAGTTCAACCACGTGGAAAACGAGACGGTGTCGAACGAGTACTACCGCACCTATCACGGCGGCACCACGCCCTATGAAGAGTACCGGCGCGCCGTCGACCGCGACAACGAGCGCACCGTCTACGAGCTGGCGCTTGGCTACGAGCGCAAGTACAGCGCCACCGAGAAGCTGAACGCCGAACTGCGCACCTCGGGCAACCTGTCCGATGCCGACAGCCGCAACCGCAACACCTATGTGATCGCGCCACCGTCCGGCGCGCGCCCGGAAAGCACCAACGGCAACGACACGCGCAATCGCCTGACGGAGTTCAGTGTCGACTACCAGAAGCGCATCTCGCCCATGTTCAACCTGAAGACCGGCGTGAAACTGGGCCGTTCCACGGGCCAGTCCGACGCCGATTACTTCAACATCGATTCGCTGACCGGCGAGGAGGTGATCGACGAGAACCGTGCCAGCGCCTTCCGCTATACCGAGCGTACCTATGCCGTCTACGTGTCGCCGAACTTCCGGATCGACGAGAACTGGGCCGTGCTGCCGGGCCTGCGCTACGAGCGCGTGGACCGCCACATCGACTACATCAACCAGAACAACTCGGCCAGCGACGCGACGAAGGAGCTGCTGCCCAGCCTGCACGTGCAGTACGGCTGGGGCGAACGGGGCGCCTCGCTGACGGGCGGCTATGCGCGGCGCATCAGCCGGCCAACGCTGAACGACATCAATCCGAACCTGCAATACGTGGATGACCAGAACTATACGCAGGGCGACCCGCGCCTGGCGCCCACGAAGAACGACAAGTACGAGCTGAAATACACCGACACCTGGCTGACGTGGCTGAACACCAACCTGTCGGTGTACCGCGAGAAGGACAGCCCGCTGCTGGGCCGCTTCCTCACGCCGGTGCCGGGAAGCACGGCCGTGATCAGCGAATCGGTGAACTTCGGGGCGCGCACCAACGACGGCGTCAGCCTGAACCTGCAGGGCCGCCCGTCGCGCGAAGTGAACCTGGGCGCCACGCTGGGCTTCCGGCGCATCGCCCAGTCCTACCTGGCCACGCTGACCAACGAAGACGGCGCGCGCTACTCGGTGGAAGCGGAGCGCACGCAGAACACCCCGACCGTGCAGTTGCGGGCCCAGTATTCCGGCATCCCGGACCACCAGTTCCAGGTGAACGGCAACTACACGGGCCGCGCGCTGAACGGCCTGTTCGAGACGGAACCGAACTGGCAGGTACACCTGTCGTGGAGCTGGAACCTGTCGCGCGAGTGGTCGCTGCGCACCAGCCTGCGCGACGTCTTCGACAGCAACGTGAACCAGTTCACGCAGGTGTCCGACACCGTGCGCCAGGTCAGCTACAGCGAACAGCAGGGCCGCATGCTGACCGTCGCCCTCAGCTACCGGTTCGGCGGCGTGTCCGGCGACCCGGGTTTGCGCAACAATCCCGGCATGTTCCGCGGCCCGCAGGGCGACGGCCCGCGCGGCCCCGGCCCGGGCGGCTTCGCCCCTGGCGGCTTCGGCCCGGGCATGTAGGCACCAGGCTGTTCGCGGGGTTGCGTATCACCGATGCGCAGCCGGAGTCTGCCCCTGATGCCGCTTGGATAAGCCTACCCCGAACGCACATTCCGGGGTCAGACCCCCATCGCCGCTACCGACAGTGCTTGCCGTTGGCGGTAACGGGGGTCTGACCCCAGCCCTTCGCTGTCGGGGTGAATGCATGCGCCGCCGGGGGATTGCCCCCAAGTCCCTCTGAACACGCCCTCTCCCTCTCCAATCAACAATGCGAGCAATAGCGCCCCGCGGCGCTCACCGCATTGCACCGTCCCTTCATATCGGCTACTGTCACCATGGATCGCAAGCGCGGCCACCATTAACCTCGGAGACATTTGTTCAAGTGAAGAAGACCCCGTTCAAGATGAAGGCTGGCCGGCTGTTGATCGGCACGCTGCTCGCCTGCACTTCCCTGCAACTGATGGCGCAGGAAGCCCCGCCGCCGCAGGAAAAAGGCCCGGCCGCCGCGGATGCGATGCTGCACGCGCTCGTCGTGAAATACCCGAACCCGTACCGCGCGATGGAAACGGCCGAAGTGAAGGCCGTGATGGACCGCGTGTTCGCATACCTCGATGCCACCACGCCGGCCGAGTTGATCAACAAGACTTCGCGCGCGCCCATCGCGAAGCTGGACAAGGCCGATCCGGAAGCCGTGCTGAAACCCGGCGACTTCCGCCTGACCAGCTATGAATGGGGTGTCACGTACGCCGGCATGCTGGCCGCCGGCGCGGCCACCGGCGACAAGCGCTATACCGAATACACCACGAAGCGCCACCAGCTGCTGGCCGACCTCACGCGCCTCTACCTGCCCGGCGTGAAGGCCGATCCGGCGAATGCGCAGGCGCCGATCAAGAGCTTCCTGAATCCGCACGCGCTGGACGATGCCGGCGCGCTGTGCATGAGCTTCCTGAAGGCGAAGCAGATGGGTTCCACGGTGAACTACGGCCAGATGGTCGACGTCTGCGGCAAGTTCGTCACCGAGAAGGAATACCGGCTGCCGGACGGCACGCTGGCGCGCGGCGGCCCGGATGGCAAGGGCGGCAACAAGCAGCGCCCGCTGACCAACACGCTGTGGCTGGACGACATGTTCATGGGCGTGCCGACCATCGCGCTGCTGGGCAAGGATACCGGCAACACGAAATACTATGATGACGCCGTGAAGCAGGTGCTGCAGTTCTCGAAGCGCATGTTCAATCCGCAGCTGGGCATCTACATGCACGGCTACGTGGAAGGCATGCGCGACCATCCTGAACTGCACTGGGCGCGCGCCAACGGCTGGGCCATCATGGCAATGGTCGAAGTGCTGGAAGTGCTGCCGAAGAACCACAAGGGCTACAAGGCGGTGGAAACCCAGCTGCGCGCGCACGCCAAGGGCCTGGCCAAGTTCCAGCACAAGGACGGCCTGTGGCACCAGCTGATCGACCGTAACGACTCGTACCTGGAAACGTCGGCCACGGCGATCTATGCGTATGCGATCGCGCGCGGCGTGAACCGGGGCTACCTGGACAAGGAAATGTACGGCCCGATGGCCAACCTGGCCTGGAACGCGGTGGCCTCGAAGGTCAACGCCAAGGGCGAGATCGAAGGCATCTGCGTGGGGACCGGCATGGCGTTCGACCCGGCGTTCTATTACTACCGCCCGACCAGCACGCGCGCCGCGCATGGCTACGGCCCGCTGCTGCTGGCCGGCGCCGAGATCATCGACATGAACAGGAAATTCAAGTTCGGCCTGAACGACAGCGGCTTCATGTACCAGGGCCAGCAACCCTGAACCTTGAGCCCTGAGCCATAAGCCATAAGCGTCCGGCATTCGGCGCTCGACGACCATGCGGCTGCGCTCCCTCCGAGGGACCGCGGCCGCTTTCATCTCGCAGGAGACAGATCAGTGAAGACAACGATGACACGCTGCGCGGCCGCCGTCGCGCTGGCGGCGATGGCCGCCGGCTGCGGCACGGGAAAACTGGCCGCCCACCCTGAAGCGGCAACGATCGCCACCGCGATGGCGCCGGCGAAAACCGCCATGCAGCTGGAAAAACTCGACCGCGGCGCCGTGGCCGTGCGCGGCAAGGCCGGCACGCTGGTGAGCTGGCGCGCCCTGGCGAGCGATGCGCCGGGCCTGGCCTTCAACGTCTACCGCGATGGCACGAAGCTGAACGCGGAACCCATCGCCACGTCCACCAACTTCAACGACAAGGCCGCTGGCGCGGGCGGCTATGAAGTGCGCGAAGTACGCAACGGCGCGGAGGGCGCGGCGAGCAAGGCGCTTGCCATCGATGGCTACCTGACCGTTCCGCTGCAGCGCCCGGCCGGCGGTACCACCGCGGACGACAAGGCATACACCTACAACGCCAACGATGCCTCGGTGGCCGACCTCGATGGCGATGGCCGCTACGAGATCGTGCTGAAATGGGACCCGAGCGAATCGAAGGACAACTGCTGCGCGGGCTTCACCGGCAACGTGCTGCTGGACGCCTACCGGCTCGACGGCACGCTGCTGTGGCGCGTGAACCTGGGCCCGAACATCCGCGCCGGCGCGCACTACACGCAATTCCAGGTGGCCGACTACGATGGCGATGGCAAGGCCGAACTGGTCGTCAAGACCGCCGACGGCACGCTCGACGGCGCCGGCAAGGTGATCGGCGACGCGCGCGCCAACTGGGTGAGCGGCAGCGGTGAAATCGAGCAGACCGACCGCACCGGCGCGCGCCGCACCGACGACGGCAAGCTGATGGCCGGCTTCATGGGCCGCATCCTGAAGGGCCCTGAATACCTGTCCGTGTTCGAGGGTGCCACCGGGCGCGTGCTGGACACCATCCCGTATCCATCGAATCGGGGCGAGGACGGCGACAACCCGTCCGGCGACGAACTGAAAGCGCGCTGGGGCGATGCCTACGCCAATCGCTCCGACCGCTACCTGGCCGGCACGGCCTGGCTGGACGGCAAGCGCCCGAGCGCCATCTTCGCGCGCGGCTACTATGCGCGCACCACGATCGCCGCCGTCGATTTCGCGGGCGGCAAGCTGAAACAGCGCTGGTACTTCGATTCGGAGGCGGCCGGCGTGCCGAAGGGCTATTCGGGCCAGGGCAACCACCAGCTCAGCGTGGCCGACCTGGATGGCGACGGCCGGCATGAAATCCTGTACGGCGCGATGGCGCTGGACGACGACGGCAAGCCGCTGTGGACCACCGGGATGGGCCATGGCGATGCGATGCACGTGGGCGACCTGGATCCGGCCCGGCCCGGCCTGGAAAAGTGGGGCGTGCACGAGAACATGGCGATGGCGCAGGGCCGCGGCGCGGCGATGGTCGATGCGCGCAGCGGCGAAGTGCTGTGGTCCACCCCGGCCACCAAGGACACGGGCCGCGGCGCGGCCGGCGACATCGATCCCCGCTTCCCGGGCGACGAGGCGTGGTCGTTCGCCTCGCCGAACCTGTTCGATGCAAAGGGCAACGTGATCGCGCCGGCGCGCCCGCAGCAAGCGAACTTCATGGTGTGGTGGGACGGCGACCTGCAGCGCGAACTGCTGGACGGTACCAGGGTCTTCAAGTGGAACTGGCAAAGCAGCCAGTCCGACCTGCTGCTCGATGCGGAAGGCGCCGCTTCGAACAACGGCACCAAGGCCAATCCCGCGCTGTCGGCGGACCTGTTCGGCGACTGGCGCGAGGAGGTCATCTGGCGCGCCGCCGACAACAACAGCCTGCGCATCT belongs to Pseudoduganella albidiflava and includes:
- a CDS encoding rhamnogalacturonan lyase, which encodes MKTTMTRCAAAVALAAMAAGCGTGKLAAHPEAATIATAMAPAKTAMQLEKLDRGAVAVRGKAGTLVSWRALASDAPGLAFNVYRDGTKLNAEPIATSTNFNDKAAGAGGYEVREVRNGAEGAASKALAIDGYLTVPLQRPAGGTTADDKAYTYNANDASVADLDGDGRYEIVLKWDPSESKDNCCAGFTGNVLLDAYRLDGTLLWRVNLGPNIRAGAHYTQFQVADYDGDGKAELVVKTADGTLDGAGKVIGDARANWVSGSGEIEQTDRTGARRTDDGKLMAGFMGRILKGPEYLSVFEGATGRVLDTIPYPSNRGEDGDNPSGDELKARWGDAYANRSDRYLAGTAWLDGKRPSAIFARGYYARTTIAAVDFAGGKLKQRWYFDSEAAGVPKGYSGQGNHQLSVADLDGDGRHEILYGAMALDDDGKPLWTTGMGHGDAMHVGDLDPARPGLEKWGVHENMAMAQGRGAAMVDARSGEVLWSTPATKDTGRGAAGDIDPRFPGDEAWSFASPNLFDAKGNVIAPARPQQANFMVWWDGDLQRELLDGTRVFKWNWQSSQSDLLLDAEGAASNNGTKANPALSADLFGDWREEVIWRAADNNSLRIYSTDIPTTHKLTTLMHDPQYRAAIAWQNTAYNQPPWPSYYIGEGMPKAK